In one window of Bacteroidota bacterium DNA:
- a CDS encoding HNH endonuclease produces the protein MHYVIGDIEKTILNKFFFNFYARWFKGDQNDFDIVVFSNNRQQSQNNLQERDIILRQIFFEFLTKQNVSLTLLDSKRLFNEAEKIKIYRNDNGLCQQCLAEGKSEKEAQVSWTQYQADHIFPHSKGGKTITDNGQVLCVYHNVRKSATVPTK, from the coding sequence ATGCATTATGTAATTGGGGACATTGAAAAAACTATTCTCAACAAATTCTTCTTTAACTTTTATGCAAGGTGGTTTAAAGGAGACCAAAATGATTTTGATATTGTAGTATTCAGCAACAACAGACAACAAAGCCAGAACAATTTACAAGAACGTGATATCATATTACGTCAAATATTTTTTGAGTTTCTCACAAAACAAAATGTTTCGCTCACATTGCTTGATTCAAAAAGACTTTTCAATGAAGCAGAGAAAATAAAGATTTACAGAAACGATAATGGTCTTTGTCAACAATGTTTAGCGGAAGGCAAATCAGAGAAAGAAGCACAAGTTAGTTGGACTCAATATCAAGCTGACCATATTTTCCCTCATTCTAAAGGTGGAAAGACAATTACTGACAATGGACAAGTATTATGCGTTTATCATAATGTTCGTAAAAGTGCGACAGTTCCTACGAAATAA